In Granulicella mallensis MP5ACTX8, the sequence TCTGGATGCTTCCGACGCGGCCCAGAATGTAGGCAAGGGCCTGATCGTAAGGAGCAGTAGAAGCACTCGCCGTGTTGATGTCCGTAGGACGCAGTTGAGCATTGAGGTTCAGGGTCTGGCCGCCCAGACCGATCTCAACCGTGTTGTAGTCGATGGAGCTATTGTTTTTGGGCTTGATGTCCTTGAAGGTCCCGCCGAACTGGAAGGTGTGACCACCCTTTGTCCAGGTAAAATCGTCGCCGATCATCTCAACAGGGACACGGCGGCTCTGGGTGGCCGGATTCAGATAGAGGGAAGAGGCAAGAGCGGCCTGGGTACCATCTCCGAAGGTAAAGAAATTAGGGCCATCCGGATTGAAGTTATTGCCGAGATCAATCTTCTGAACCGTTTCACCGATGACGAACTGGTTCGTCTTGTTGGAACCAATCACCCAGGTATGGCCGATGACAAAAGCATACGAACGGTCGACGAGAGGATCGGTAATAGGATCGCCCGGAAATTCATTCGGGGCGTTGACAGCGTTCTCGCGGGTGATCGTAAAGCGCGCGAACAGCTTCATCTTGGAGTTCAGGTTGTAATCAACCCTGCCCACATAGTTCGTGTTGAAGTCGTTGTCGGGGGCGTTGAAGGAGAAGCCTCCCGAGTTGAGGCCGTCTCCACTGGACTGGTTGTTGGAATGGGGGAAGCGCGCATTCGTAAGAGTCTGCCAGTTGCCGTTTACACCGTTACCCTGAGGATCGAGACCCAAGATCTGGGCTTCGTTCAATGTTCCAACCGATCCATCGGCCCTGTTGTAGTTAATATTGCCAGCGCGGAGCGAATCGAGAGGAACGGTCCTCTGAACAAGCGAGGTTCTAATAATGCGGGAGTTGTTGTAGTCGAAGAAGAAGAACAGCTTGTCCTTGATAATCGGTCCGCCAATATTGCCGCCGAACTGATTCTGGATCAGGTGGTTGCGGGGAATAGCGGGCGTTGCATTGTTGCTGAACCAGCTATTGGCCACAAGCGACGGATCACGATGATACTCGTTGATGTTGCCGTGAAACTGATTGGTACCGCTCTTCGTAACGAGCTGGAACTGTCCGCCGCTGGAGGGGCCGCCAGTTGCCGGGATACCGCCGACCGTGCCGCGGAACTCCTGAACCGAGTCGATAGGCGCATGGCCTACGATGGTACTGCTGCTAAAGCCCGAAGTGATTCCAGCGCCGGTGTTGCTTTGGATAGCGCCGCCATTCGAAAAGTCGTTAACATCCAGGCCGTCCAGCGTGACGTTGTTCTGGTCGACACGCGCACCCGTCGTGGAACCTGTATCCGTTACACCCGGCTGCAGCGTAAAGAGCGCCGTAGGATCTCCTCTTTGCTGTACAGGAAGATCGTTGAGAAGTTTTACGTCGAAGTTGTTGCCGATGGAGGCATCCGTCGTGTTGATTGTGACTTCCGAGTTCGAAGCCGTTACCTCAACCTGCTGATTCGAGCCGGCAAGCAACTGCGCATCCTGGGTGCGGGTCGTCGCTACCGCCAGATAGATATCTCTAACAGCCAGCGCGGCAAAGCCGGCGTGTACGAAGTTAGCCTCATACCCAGGCCCCGGAGGAACGTTCGAGAAGCGGTAAGAACCGTTATCGCTCGTGGTTTGGGTGTACTTCAATCCCTTGGTCTTGTTGGTTAGGGTCACAACAGTACCCGGTACAGCAGCCCCCGTTGCGTCAGTCACGGAACCCACCATGGCGGATACATCTTGTGCTTTCAGAAGGGATGATGCGGAGAATGAGACTGTCAGAAAAACGATAAACGCGAAAATCTTCTTCATGTACTTCGATTGCTCCTCAAATACCGGGGGGGCGGGTGGCATACAAACGCGGGCCGAATGCCCAGCGGTGCATGCGAATCTACGATGAGCCTTTGCATTTTTCATGCCAAATCATGCCATTCGCCAAATATTGATATTTGCGCCTTCCAGCTTTTGGTTTTGTGTAAAAAAATATTGTTTTCCGTCCTTGATTTGCAGGCGCCTATGCAATTCTGTAGATCAACGATGGAAATCCTCCTCGCAACCATCCGGCCACGGCGCTCGGCCGCCTCAGAACCTGACGCCCAACTGCTCCAGCGCTATATCCAGCGCTCCAGCCGATATGTTCCCTGTGAGCAGCGCGAGTTTTCCTCTGAGGCTGCACTGTTCGCCCACCTCGATCGTCCTGCCCGACGCACGACGCCCTACCTCATCCTGACCGACAGCCGGGGAAAACAGATGTCCTCTGAGGAGTTTGCCTCCACACTTGGGGGTGTTCAGGATAGCGGTGTCCAACAGGTGGTCATGGCCATTGGCCCGGCCGACGGCTGGTCGCCCGAAGCCCTCCGTCGCGCCAGCCTTACAGTGGCTTTCGGGCGAATTACTCTGCCACATGAGCTGGCCGCTGTCGTAGCCTCCGAACAGATCTATCGCGCCCTGACCATTCGTGCCGGGCATCCGTATCATCACGGGCACTAAAACACTCACCATAAATAAAAAGGGCGGAGAGCCTAAGCTCTCCGCCTTTCGCTACTGCAAAATCAACGAGTTAGAAGCTCAACTGGAGTTGAAACTCTATCGTGCGCGGCGCACCTTGATCGAAGGTTCCCGATTGGCGAGATACGCGATAGGCGTTCTGAACATCCTGCCCATTGTTGAAGGTTGGTCCGTTTACGCTGCCAGGC encodes:
- a CDS encoding 23S rRNA (pseudouridine(1915)-N(3))-methyltransferase RlmH; this encodes MEILLATIRPRRSAASEPDAQLLQRYIQRSSRYVPCEQREFSSEAALFAHLDRPARRTTPYLILTDSRGKQMSSEEFASTLGGVQDSGVQQVVMAIGPADGWSPEALRRASLTVAFGRITLPHELAAVVASEQIYRALTIRAGHPYHHGH